One part of the Arabidopsis thaliana chromosome 1 sequence genome encodes these proteins:
- the FLP gene encoding Duplicated homeodomain-like superfamily protein (FOUR LIPS (FLP); CONTAINS InterPro DOMAIN/s: SANT, DNA-binding (InterPro:IPR001005), Homeodomain-like (InterPro:IPR009057), Myb, DNA-binding (InterPro:IPR014778), HTH transcriptional regulator, Myb-type, DNA-binding (InterPro:IPR017930), Homeodomain-related (InterPro:IPR012287), Myb transcription factor (InterPro:IPR015495); BEST Arabidopsis thaliana protein match is: myb domain protein 88 (TAIR:AT2G02820.2); Has 8538 Blast hits to 7627 proteins in 543 species: Archae - 0; Bacteria - 2; Metazoa - 904; Fungi - 528; Plants - 5146; Viruses - 6; Other Eukaryotes - 1952 (source: NCBI BLink).), whose amino-acid sequence MEDTKKKKKKNINNNQDSKKKERHIVTWSQEEDVILREQITLHGTENWAIIASKFKDKSTRQCRRRWYTYLNSDFKRGGWSPEEDMLLCEAQRVFGNRWTEIAKVVSGRTDNAVKNRFTTLCKKRAKHEAMTKDSNSNTKRMLFLDGISTPRKSENETPIAKKLKRSHILDLTEISNYGRAEACVNQQIRSPFSVLARNATGIDSLEEQNQTSNVNESDGEGMFLKKDDPKVTALMQQAELLSSLAQKVNADNTEQSMENAWKVLQDFLNKGKENDLFRYGIPDIDFKIEEFKDLIEDLRSGYEDNQLSWRQPDLHDSPASSEYSSGSTIMVDQSGDKTQPFSADTQTEHKQVGEELLVPKNPDENMPISGEEKFSSPIQVTPLFRSLADGIPSPQFSESERSFLLKTLGIESSSPCPSANPSKPPPCKRVLLHSL is encoded by the exons atggaagatacgaagaagaaaaagaagaagaatattaaCAACAACCAAGATTCCAAGAAAAAAGAGCGTCATATTGTTACTTGGTCACAAGAG GAAGATGTTATACTAAGAGAACAAATAACTCTACATGGAACTGAAAA TTGGGCGATCATTGCATCAAAGTTCAAAGACAAAAGCACAAGACAATGCAGAAGAAG atgGTATACATACTTAAACTCTGATTTCAAAAGAGGAGGTTGGTCCCCTGAAGAAGATATGCTTTTGTGTGAG GCACAAAGAGTATTTGGTAATAGATGGACTGAGATAGCAAAGGTGGTTTCAGGCAG AACTGATAATGCTGTGAAGAACAGGTTTACAACACTTTGTAAGAAGAGAGCCAAGCATGAAGCTATGACTAAAGACAGCAACTCAAACACCAAAAGAATGTTGTTCTTAGACGGTATCAGTACACCGCGAAAATCCGAGAATGAAACTCCTATTGCTAAGAAATTGAa GAGAAGTCACATTCTAGATCTCACAGAGATCAGTAACTATGGAAGGGCCGAGGCATGTGTGAATCAGCAGATAAGGTCTCCATTTTCGGTTTTAGCTCGAAATGCCACTGGTATTGATAGCTTGGAAGAACAGAATCAAACAAGCAATGTGAATGAGAGTGATGGTGAAGGGATGTTTCTTAAGAAGGATGATCCAAAAGTGACAGCTTTGATGCAACAAGCTGAACTTTTAAGCTCCTTGGCGCAGAAAGTTAATGCAGACAACACAGAACAGAGTATGGAGAATGCTTGGAAg GTTCTTCAGGACTTCTTGAATAAAGGCAAGGAGAATGATTTATTCAGATATGGAATACCTGATATAGATTTTAAGATCGAGGAATTTAAGGACCTTATAGAGGATTTGAGGAGTGGTTATGAAGACAATCAATTATCTTGGAG GCAACCTGATCTTCATGACTCACCAGCTAGCTCTGAGTATAGTTCCGGATCAACCATCATGGTGGATCAGTCTGGTGATAAAACACAACCATTCTCAGCAGATACTCAGACAGAACATAAGCAAGTTGGAGAGGAGTTGCTCGTCCCGAAAAATCCTGATGAGAATATGCCCATCTCAGGCGAAGAAAAGTTCAGCTCGCCTATTCAGGTCACGCCATTGTTCAGATCTTTGGCAGACGGTATACCAAGTCCACAGTTCTCCGAAAGT GAGAGGAGCTTCCTGCTAAAAACACTAGGGATCGAGTCCTCATCTCCATGTCCAAGTGCTAATCCTTCAAAACCACCCCCTTGCAAAAGAGTCCTTCTCCATAGCTTGTAA
- the UTR3 gene encoding UDP-galactose transporter 3 (UDP-galactose transporter 3 (UTR3); FUNCTIONS IN: pyrimidine nucleotide sugar transmembrane transporter activity; INVOLVED IN: transmembrane transport; LOCATED IN: endomembrane system; EXPRESSED IN: 24 plant structures; EXPRESSED DURING: 15 growth stages; CONTAINS InterPro DOMAIN/s: UAA transporter (InterPro:IPR013657); BEST Arabidopsis thaliana protein match is: UDP-galactose transporter 1 (TAIR:AT2G02810.1); Has 1048 Blast hits to 1040 proteins in 233 species: Archae - 0; Bacteria - 0; Metazoa - 487; Fungi - 154; Plants - 232; Viruses - 0; Other Eukaryotes - 175 (source: NCBI BLink).), whose product MESHGSGLRRVLLLSFCVAGIWAAYIYQGILQETLSTKKFGEDGKRFEHLAFLNLAQNVICLVWSYIMIKLWSNGGSGGAPWWTYWSAGITNTIGPAMGIEALKYISYPAQVLAKSSKMIPVMLMGSLVYGIRYTLPEYLCTFLVAGGVSMFALLKTSSKTISKLAHPNAPLGYGLCFLNLAFDGFTNATQDSITARYPKTNAWDIMLGMNLWGTIYNMVYMFGLPHGSGFEAVQFCKQHPEAAWDILMYCLCGAVGQNFIFLTISRFGSLANTTITTTRKFVSIVVSSVLSGNPLSSKQWGCVSMVFGGLSYQIYLKWRKLQRMQKKKKA is encoded by the exons ATGGAATCTCACGGTTCCGGTCTCCGGCGAGTTCTGTTATTGTCGTTCTGTGTCGCTGGGATCTGGGCAGCTTACATATACCAAGGCATTCTTCAAGAGACCTT GTCGACGAAGAAATTTGGTGAAGATGGGAAGAGATTCGAGCATCTTGCATTTCTGAATTTGGCTCAGAATGTAATCTGCTTGGTTTGGTCTTATATAA TGATTAAGCTCTGGTCCAACGGAGGTTCTGGTGGAGCCCCATGGTGGACGTATTGGAGTGCTGGCATTACTAATACCATTGGTCCTGCTATGGGCATTGAAGCTTTAAAGTATATTAGTTACCCAGCTCAG GTCCTTGCAAAATCTTCCAAAATGATTCCAG TTATGCTGATGGGCTCCTTAGTTTATGGCATAAGATACACTTTGCCTGAGTATCTTTGCACCTTTCTTGTTGCCGGAGGAGTATCTATGTTTGCCCTTCTTAAG ACAAGCTCTAAAACCATCAGCAAGCTAGCACATCCCAATGCACCCCTTGGTTACGGGCTTTGCTTCTTAAACCTTGCCTTTGATGGATTCACAAACGCAACCCAGGATTCCATTACCGCAAG GTACCCCAAAACTAACGCATGGGACATAATGCTGGGAATGAATTTATGGGGAACCATATACAACATGGTCTACATGTTTGGATTGCCACATGGGAGCGGATTTGAAGCTGTGCAGTTCTGCAAGCAACACCCTGAGGCAGCATGGGACATTCTTATGTACTGTTTATGCGGTGCAGTAGGCcaaaacttcatcttcttgacaATAAGCAGATTCGGGTCTCTAGCTAACACGACCATAACCACAACCAGGAAGTTTGTAAGCATCGTGGTATCTTCAGTTTTGAGCGGGAATCCGTTATCTTCCAAACAATGGGGATGTGTGTCGATGGTGTTCGGTGGATTGTCTTACCAAATTTACCTGAAATGGAGGAAGCTGCAGAgaatgcagaagaagaaaaaggccTGA
- the FLP gene encoding Duplicated homeodomain-like superfamily protein, with protein MELKSKNFPGFCFEIRRWIFVCRWYTYLNSDFKRGGWSPEEDMLLCEAQRVFGNRWTEIAKVVSGRTDNAVKNRFTTLCKKRAKHEAMTKDSNSNTKRMLFLDGISTPRKSENETPIAKKLKRSHILDLTEISNYGRAEACVNQQIRSPFSVLARNATGIDSLEEQNQTSNVNESDGEGMFLKKDDPKVTALMQQAELLSSLAQKVNADNTEQSMENAWKVLQDFLNKGKENDLFRYGIPDIDFKIEEFKDLIEDLRSGYEDNQLSWRQPDLHDSPASSEYSSGSTIMVDQSGDKTQPFSADTQTEHKQVGEELLVPKNPDENMPISGEEKFSSPIQVTPLFRSLADGIPSPQFSESERSFLLKTLGIESSSPCPSANPSKPPPCKRVLLHSL; from the exons ATGGAACTGAAAA gCAAAAACTTTCCTGGGTTCTGTTTTGAAATCCGGAGatggatttttgtttgcagatgGTATACATACTTAAACTCTGATTTCAAAAGAGGAGGTTGGTCCCCTGAAGAAGATATGCTTTTGTGTGAG GCACAAAGAGTATTTGGTAATAGATGGACTGAGATAGCAAAGGTGGTTTCAGGCAG AACTGATAATGCTGTGAAGAACAGGTTTACAACACTTTGTAAGAAGAGAGCCAAGCATGAAGCTATGACTAAAGACAGCAACTCAAACACCAAAAGAATGTTGTTCTTAGACGGTATCAGTACACCGCGAAAATCCGAGAATGAAACTCCTATTGCTAAGAAATTGAa GAGAAGTCACATTCTAGATCTCACAGAGATCAGTAACTATGGAAGGGCCGAGGCATGTGTGAATCAGCAGATAAGGTCTCCATTTTCGGTTTTAGCTCGAAATGCCACTGGTATTGATAGCTTGGAAGAACAGAATCAAACAAGCAATGTGAATGAGAGTGATGGTGAAGGGATGTTTCTTAAGAAGGATGATCCAAAAGTGACAGCTTTGATGCAACAAGCTGAACTTTTAAGCTCCTTGGCGCAGAAAGTTAATGCAGACAACACAGAACAGAGTATGGAGAATGCTTGGAAg GTTCTTCAGGACTTCTTGAATAAAGGCAAGGAGAATGATTTATTCAGATATGGAATACCTGATATAGATTTTAAGATCGAGGAATTTAAGGACCTTATAGAGGATTTGAGGAGTGGTTATGAAGACAATCAATTATCTTGGAG GCAACCTGATCTTCATGACTCACCAGCTAGCTCTGAGTATAGTTCCGGATCAACCATCATGGTGGATCAGTCTGGTGATAAAACACAACCATTCTCAGCAGATACTCAGACAGAACATAAGCAAGTTGGAGAGGAGTTGCTCGTCCCGAAAAATCCTGATGAGAATATGCCCATCTCAGGCGAAGAAAAGTTCAGCTCGCCTATTCAGGTCACGCCATTGTTCAGATCTTTGGCAGACGGTATACCAAGTCCACAGTTCTCCGAAAGT GAGAGGAGCTTCCTGCTAAAAACACTAGGGATCGAGTCCTCATCTCCATGTCCAAGTGCTAATCCTTCAAAACCACCCCCTTGCAAAAGAGTCCTTCTCCATAGCTTGTAA